The Magnolia sinica isolate HGM2019 chromosome 9, MsV1, whole genome shotgun sequence genome contains a region encoding:
- the LOC131255572 gene encoding probable xyloglucan endotransglucosylase/hydrolase protein 33: MPISANKLLFVQCLISCVTVAISAGHGHFSPPILPRFTDLFPHLTFNGSYSEFFGGPTKVRPSNDGSRIDLILDKSSGSGFVSKDHYYYGFFSAAIKLPPDYTAGVVVAFYMSNADVSPHTHDEIDFELLGHEKRKEWALQTNVYGNGSSTGREEKFYLWFDPTQEYHRYSILWNQHHIVFLVDNIPIREVNHSQAMSGAYPSKPMAVYSTIWDGSKWATHGGKRPVDYKYAPFQVSFTELEMDGCKWNRTMPVPLCSKNGQDDQSSSDPITGDEFVSLSQQQKVGMEQVRKSFMFYSYCEDRARFSVLPPECNERK; the protein is encoded by the exons ATGCCCATTTCAGCAAACAAGCTCTTGTTTGTACAGTGCTTGATATCATGCGTAACGGTGGCCATATCAGCTGGGCATGGCCATTTCAGCCCTCCAATCTTGCCGCGGTTTACGGATCTTTTCCCCCACCTCACATTCAACGGTTCATATTCTGAATTCTTTGGAGGACCGACGAAAGTTCGTCCATCCAATGACGGGTCTCGTATCGATCTCATTCTCGacaaatcatcag GGTCTGGATTTGTTTCAAAAGATCATTACTACTATGGATTCTTCAGTGCTGCCATTAAGCTGCCACCAGATTACACCGCCGGCGTCGTCGTCGCATTCTAT ATGTCTAATGCGGATGTTTCTCCTCACACCCACGACGAGATAGACTTCGAGTTGCTGGGCCATGAAAAGAGGAAGGAGTGGGCCCTGCAAACCAACGTCTATGGTAACGGCAGCAGCACAGGGAGGGAGGAGAAATTCTATCTCTGGTTTGACCCTACACAAGAGTACCATCGATACAGCATCCTATGGAATCAACATCACATTGT ATTTCTAGTAGACAACATCCCAATCAGAGAAGTAAACCACAGCCAGGCCATGTCAGGAGCGTATCCTTCCAAACCGATGGCCGTTTACTCAACGATCTGGGATGGatcgaagtgggccacacatggaggAAAACGTCCGGTGGACTATAAGTATGCACCATTCCAAGTGTCATTCACAGAGCTTGAAATGGACGGCTGCAAATGGAATCGGACAATGCCGGTCCCTTTGTGCTCGAAGAACGGTCAAGATGATCAGTCGAGCTCCGATCCGATCACAGGAGATGAGTTTGTCAGTCTGTCCCAGCAACAGAAGGTGGGGATGGAGCAGGTCAGAAAGAGTTTCATGTTCTACTCATACTGTGAAGATCGAGCTAGATTTTCAGTTCTACCACCAGAATGTAATGAGAGGAAATGA